One window of uncultured Methanoregula sp. genomic DNA carries:
- a CDS encoding helix-turn-helix domain-containing protein gives MKKPPAIADDICFCPLSGILDVIAKKWALLIIAILGNEGEKGFNELKKDLGIISPKPLSDTLKNLERIGLVSRKILATSPPTVKYSLTPDGRELREHLVPMLVWVSERGGQDMPGCPIRARKNH, from the coding sequence ATGAAGAAACCTCCGGCCATTGCTGATGATATTTGTTTCTGCCCGCTATCCGGCATTCTCGATGTGATAGCGAAGAAGTGGGCGCTCCTGATCATCGCCATTCTCGGCAACGAAGGGGAGAAAGGGTTCAATGAGCTGAAAAAAGATCTCGGCATTATCAGCCCGAAGCCGCTCTCGGACACGCTGAAAAACCTTGAGCGGATCGGCCTCGTGAGCCGGAAGATCCTGGCAACATCGCCGCCGACCGTGAAATATTCGCTCACGCCGGATGGCCGGGAACTGCGGGAGCACCTGGTCCCGATGCTGGTCTGGGTCTCGGAGCGTGGCGGGCAGGATATGCCGGGCTGCCCGATACGGGCGCGGAAAAACCACTGA
- a CDS encoding MFS transporter has translation MGFNKTSLIMICTVAFFAMAGGALLAPVLPEMVGPLHTTTQNVALLMSVFTISTAVFTLIIGHFIDRVNRKRILVPSLVIYGLTGLVSFFVTDFSSLLVLRFLQGIGVAGMTSMAMLVIGDVFAGLDRVAAMSKISIAFALGMVFAPVIGGGLAMLGWNYAFLFFALSLPFAIIVTILLPETKVRTDTADHTGMVEALKSLRNVPVIYTIFMGFSIFFVLFAMMIYVPFMLKSVFGYASGGSGLMLAVPGITCILFASRVKSLAGKYSLLMVIAAGFVCVGLSMLLMPVAHSIVAVFLLMLLFGAGLLFAQTCIDVQIIHISPPASRGGVISIHNCMKYVGQSASPIVLGIILVYFGLSAVFAAAGVLGLLMALTTYLMRSRFADPAGQPV, from the coding sequence ATGGGATTCAATAAGACCAGCCTTATCATGATCTGTACCGTTGCATTTTTTGCAATGGCCGGAGGAGCTCTTCTGGCACCCGTATTACCGGAGATGGTGGGGCCGCTCCATACAACCACGCAGAATGTAGCGCTGCTGATGTCAGTGTTTACGATCTCGACCGCGGTCTTCACCCTCATCATAGGACATTTCATTGACCGCGTGAACCGCAAGAGAATACTGGTGCCCAGCCTTGTGATCTATGGCCTTACGGGGCTTGTCAGTTTTTTTGTTACAGATTTCTCATCGCTTCTTGTCCTGAGATTTTTACAGGGGATCGGCGTTGCGGGGATGACATCCATGGCCATGCTGGTCATAGGCGATGTCTTCGCCGGCCTTGATCGTGTGGCGGCCATGAGTAAGATCAGTATAGCTTTTGCCCTTGGGATGGTATTTGCCCCGGTGATCGGGGGCGGGCTGGCAATGCTGGGATGGAACTATGCATTCCTGTTCTTTGCTCTTTCCCTGCCGTTTGCAATAATTGTGACAATATTGCTCCCGGAGACAAAAGTCCGGACAGACACGGCTGATCATACGGGAATGGTTGAAGCGCTCAAATCTCTCAGGAACGTGCCGGTAATCTATACAATATTCATGGGTTTCTCGATCTTTTTCGTGCTGTTTGCCATGATGATCTACGTGCCCTTCATGCTCAAGAGCGTGTTCGGGTATGCGTCAGGGGGATCGGGACTTATGCTCGCGGTCCCTGGGATCACGTGTATACTGTTTGCATCCCGGGTGAAGTCCCTGGCCGGTAAGTATTCATTGCTCATGGTGATTGCTGCGGGTTTCGTATGTGTCGGTCTGTCGATGTTACTCATGCCGGTTGCGCATTCCATTGTCGCAGTCTTTTTGTTAATGCTGCTGTTCGGGGCCGGGCTTCTCTTTGCCCAGACCTGCATTGACGTGCAGATCATCCACATCTCCCCCCCGGCATCACGCGGCGGAGTGATCTCGATTCACAATTGTATGAAATATGTTGGCCAGAGCGCTTCTCCCATTGTACTTGGAATCATCCTCGTTTATTTCGGCCTGAGCGCGGTTTTTGCGGCAGCGGGTGTCCTGGGGCTGCTCATGGCCCTGACAACGTACCTGATGAGATCGCGGTTTGCTGACCCGGCCGGCCAGCCTGTTTGA
- a CDS encoding MarR family transcriptional regulator — MSNKEFIGKFISFLYRYSQIYLDKKLEPYHIGSGQFYLLMPIFKTNGMNQESLSRSIKVDKATVTRAIQKLVDEGYVIRQRDEEDRRSYRIFLTEKGRAIEPGVKKIALEWEKILLSGFDEDRQNMIVDSLDGMIKNVSGIMEK; from the coding sequence ATGAGCAATAAGGAATTCATAGGAAAATTCATTTCATTTCTCTACCGGTATAGTCAGATATACCTTGATAAGAAACTCGAACCGTACCATATTGGATCCGGGCAGTTCTACCTCCTGATGCCCATCTTTAAAACCAATGGAATGAACCAGGAATCCCTTTCCAGGTCCATCAAGGTAGATAAAGCAACAGTTACACGGGCCATACAAAAACTGGTCGATGAAGGCTACGTTATCCGGCAAAGGGACGAAGAAGACCGGCGTTCATATCGTATTTTTCTTACGGAAAAAGGAAGAGCAATAGAACCCGGTGTGAAGAAAATAGCATTGGAATGGGAGAAGATCCTCTTATCCGGTTTTGATGAGGATCGGCAGAACATGATCGTGGATTCTCTCGATGGCATGATCAAAAATGTTTCCGGAATAATGGAAAAATAA
- a CDS encoding cation transporter: MIPQDRHWRTALHLEYFTVIYNIFEAAASIVFGTAAGSIALVGFGLDSIVESLSGLILIWRLKRHDHVSPDEEERIERLAERLVALSFFLLGAYVLYESVSKLVTHEIPEPSLIGIVIAVLSLIIMPVLAWRKRVIGTAIGSRALLADAKETITCGYLSVALLIGLLANYFFGFWQADPLVGFVIVIFLFREGYEGWTGSCGCDEGDDCCNK, translated from the coding sequence ATGATCCCACAGGACCGCCACTGGCGCACCGCACTCCACCTGGAATATTTCACCGTCATCTACAATATCTTCGAAGCGGCAGCCTCGATTGTTTTTGGCACGGCAGCCGGCAGTATTGCCCTCGTGGGGTTCGGGCTGGACAGTATTGTTGAATCGCTCTCGGGCCTGATCCTGATCTGGCGGCTGAAACGGCATGACCACGTCTCTCCCGATGAGGAGGAACGCATCGAGCGACTGGCCGAGCGACTGGTGGCCCTCTCCTTTTTCCTCCTCGGGGCGTACGTGCTCTACGAATCGGTCAGCAAGCTCGTAACCCACGAGATTCCCGAACCGTCACTCATCGGGATCGTCATTGCGGTCCTCTCCCTCATCATCATGCCCGTCCTTGCCTGGAGAAAACGGGTCATTGGTACGGCAATCGGGAGCAGGGCACTCCTTGCCGATGCCAAGGAGACCATCACGTGCGGTTACCTGTCCGTGGCGCTTCTCATCGGTCTCCTGGCAAATTACTTCTTCGGGTTCTGGCAGGCCGATCCCCTTGTCGGGTTCGTTATTGTGATCTTCCTGTTCCGGGAGGGGTACGAGGGATGGACCGGGTCGTGCGGGTGCGATGAGGGCGATGACTGCTGCAATAAATAA
- a CDS encoding nuclear transport factor 2 family protein — protein sequence MKDERETNRKMVEEFYHLSLNLGKPEEATARYLGPYYRQHNPGAADGAEAFIGFVRGFRQAFPNLRFDFRRFIAQDDLVAVHSHLVREPGDRGVAVMDLFRIENGRIVEHWDVLQDVPETAANTNTMF from the coding sequence ATGAAAGACGAACGTGAAACAAACAGGAAGATGGTAGAAGAGTTCTACCATCTTTCCTTAAACCTCGGAAAGCCGGAAGAGGCGACTGCCAGGTACCTGGGACCATACTACCGGCAGCACAATCCCGGGGCTGCGGATGGCGCAGAGGCTTTCATTGGATTTGTCCGGGGGTTCCGGCAGGCATTTCCCAATCTCCGGTTTGATTTCCGGCGGTTCATCGCCCAGGACGACCTGGTCGCAGTCCACAGTCACCTGGTGAGGGAGCCTGGGGACCGGGGCGTTGCCGTCATGGACCTCTTCCGGATCGAGAACGGCAGGATCGTCGAGCACTGGGATGTGCTGCAGGATGTCCCGGAAACGGCGGCCAACACCAACACCATGTTTTAA
- a CDS encoding ATP-dependent Clp protease proteolytic subunit, which translates to MKEAYIRFMAQVNPQTTDQLLKIIDQKIKEKYQKIHLMISSPGGSVFHGLSVYNFLKGAPIEVDTYNFGSVDSIGVVIFCAGKRRYSVPHARFLIHGVALGVSGNFDEKQIEEQLKSIKIDKENIARVIADTTGKALHKIDEDMNNRTTLNPTEARDYGLVHEIKSELFPIDADFSMIGDQIQPQISIPQFGFPVPSVK; encoded by the coding sequence ATGAAAGAAGCGTATATTCGGTTCATGGCCCAAGTCAATCCTCAAACAACAGATCAACTATTAAAAATTATAGATCAAAAAATTAAAGAAAAATATCAAAAAATTCATCTCATGATATCTTCACCAGGAGGCTCAGTTTTTCATGGTCTATCTGTATATAATTTCTTAAAAGGAGCACCAATTGAAGTGGATACCTATAATTTTGGAAGTGTTGACTCTATTGGTGTAGTAATTTTTTGTGCCGGAAAGCGAAGATATTCTGTTCCCCACGCACGTTTTTTAATTCATGGTGTAGCGTTAGGTGTATCTGGTAATTTTGATGAAAAACAGATTGAAGAACAATTAAAAAGTATAAAAATTGATAAAGAGAATATTGCGAGAGTTATTGCAGATACGACGGGTAAAGCATTACACAAAATTGACGAAGACATGAACAATCGAACAACACTAAACCCAACTGAAGCAAGAGATTATGGATTGGTACACGAAATAAAATCCGAATTATTTCCGATTGATGCAGATTTTTCAATGATTGGAGATCAAATTCAACCTCAGATATCCATTCCCCAATTTGGATTTCCAGTACCTTCAGTAAAATAA
- a CDS encoding TIGR04255 family protein — translation MKNLNRLIDLGMVLKIQKGENMENKYPKNFLDKVIVRIDFASPLEELRDNIPSDLNQTILKCFPILEPKEIVEGGFEFEFSKEKSRFDQVDKEKYQEWIYFGKNREKELHINVKFFSITYHKYQSFEELRRDFHNISKLLFTISSSFGIKRLGLRYINKIFINEPEPTDWGKYLDNKLLCSFDIVDNKKTISRAFNTLVFNEDNVRITFQFGVFNADFPAVIHKKEFILDFDAACNGLIDSFHELEKNLENCRKPIKITFERHITDELRGKMSE, via the coding sequence TTGAAAAATTTAAATAGATTAATTGATTTAGGAATGGTATTAAAGATTCAAAAGGGAGAAAATATGGAAAACAAATATCCAAAAAATTTTCTGGATAAGGTGATCGTTCGGATTGATTTTGCATCTCCGTTAGAAGAATTACGAGACAATATACCCTCGGATTTGAATCAAACCATTTTAAAGTGCTTTCCTATATTAGAACCAAAAGAAATTGTTGAAGGCGGATTTGAATTTGAATTTTCAAAGGAAAAATCACGTTTTGATCAAGTTGATAAGGAAAAATATCAAGAATGGATCTATTTTGGAAAAAATCGAGAGAAAGAACTTCATATTAATGTAAAATTTTTCAGTATAACCTATCACAAATATCAATCGTTTGAAGAGTTAAGAAGGGATTTCCACAATATCAGTAAATTATTATTTACGATTTCATCATCATTTGGAATTAAAAGACTGGGCTTGAGATATATTAATAAAATTTTTATAAATGAACCAGAACCCACAGATTGGGGAAAATATCTTGATAATAAATTATTATGTAGTTTTGATATTGTAGATAATAAAAAAACAATTTCGCGTGCGTTTAATACATTAGTTTTCAACGAAGATAATGTCAGAATTACATTTCAATTCGGAGTTTTCAACGCAGATTTTCCAGCAGTTATTCACAAAAAAGAATTTATCTTGGATTTTGACGCGGCTTGTAATGGATTAATTGATAGCTTCCATGAATTAGAGAAAAACTTAGAAAATTGTAGAAAACCCATTAAAATTACTTTTGAGAGACATATTACGGATGAATTAAGGGGGAAAATGAGTGAGTGA